A stretch of Saccharothrix texasensis DNA encodes these proteins:
- a CDS encoding glycine--tRNA ligase gives MQDALLALTRYWTERGCVVVQPYNTEVGAGTLNPATVLRVLGPEPWRVSYVEPSVRPDDARYGENPNRLQTHTQFQVILKPDPGDPQELYLGSLEALGIDVRAHDVRFVEDNWASPALGAWGLGWEVWLDGLEITQFTYFQQAGGMSLDPVSVEITYGIERIMMALQGVDHFKDIAYAPGISYGEAFGQAEYEMSRYYLDDADVEANKRLFEEYAAEARRMLDARLPVPAHNYVLKCSHAFNVLDARGAISTTERARAFGRMRGLAREVAGLWAARREELGHPLGLAEAPAPATVPDTFAEVTAPGTLLFEIGTEELPPAEVTRTVEAVGKAVADKLGATRLAHGAVEVHGTPRRVVVLVPDVSPREPDAEKTVRGPRVSAAFDADGNPTKAVQGFARGQGVAVDALGRVTENGVEHVALVRTDPGRGAVEVLSGLLGEVVAELRAEKNMKWNDPKLSFTRPIRWLLALLGATPVPVAVSSLAAEPKTRVHRTAAAPVVEVPSADGYLEFLAGHGIDASARQRRDAIVARARELAASVGGVVDFEGVLDEVTNLVERPTPILGSFEERYLELPAQILTTVMRKHQRYLPVRAQDGSLLPHFVAVANGEVDVDLVRAGNEAVLRARYEDAAFFWRADLRTPLEDMKAGLDKLTFADKLGSMADRAGRIAALARRLAGEVGTGEVGSGEGSTAAETLARAGELAKFDLGSQMVIELSSLAGVMAREYAERAGETPEVARALWEMELPRSAGDAMPSSTPGALLSLADRFDLLAGLFGIGANPTGSSDPFGLRRAALGAVSVLRAFPDLKDITLTKALALAAQELEVSAEALDTAREFTVRRYEQQLLDAGHDHRFVNAVLPLADAPAVADATLAELTALAGDPDFAALVAALQRVRRIVPADAVGGYDARSLVEPAEVALHEALAGVPAGVTGLAAFVAAANGLTGPVNTFFDEVLVMAEDADVRRARLGLLAAIRDLAAPVLDWQALGTALG, from the coding sequence ATGCAGGATGCGCTGCTCGCGCTGACCAGGTACTGGACCGAACGGGGCTGCGTCGTCGTGCAGCCGTACAACACCGAAGTCGGCGCCGGCACGTTGAACCCGGCCACCGTGCTGCGGGTGCTGGGTCCGGAGCCCTGGCGCGTGTCCTACGTCGAACCGAGCGTCCGGCCCGACGACGCGCGGTACGGCGAGAACCCGAACCGGTTGCAGACCCACACCCAGTTCCAGGTGATCCTCAAGCCCGACCCGGGCGACCCGCAGGAGCTGTACCTGGGCAGCCTCGAAGCGCTGGGCATCGACGTCCGGGCGCACGACGTGCGGTTCGTGGAGGACAACTGGGCCTCGCCGGCGCTGGGCGCCTGGGGTCTGGGCTGGGAGGTGTGGCTGGACGGGCTGGAGATCACCCAGTTCACCTACTTCCAGCAGGCGGGCGGCATGTCGCTCGACCCGGTGTCGGTGGAGATCACCTACGGCATCGAACGCATCATGATGGCTTTGCAGGGTGTCGACCACTTCAAGGACATCGCCTACGCGCCCGGCATCTCCTACGGCGAGGCGTTCGGCCAGGCCGAGTACGAGATGAGCCGCTACTACCTCGACGACGCCGACGTGGAGGCGAACAAGCGGCTGTTCGAGGAGTACGCCGCCGAGGCGCGCCGGATGCTCGACGCGCGGCTGCCCGTGCCCGCGCACAACTACGTGCTCAAGTGCTCGCACGCGTTCAACGTGCTCGACGCGCGCGGCGCGATCAGCACCACCGAGCGGGCCCGCGCGTTCGGGCGGATGCGCGGCCTGGCCCGGGAGGTCGCCGGGCTGTGGGCGGCCCGCCGGGAGGAGCTGGGCCACCCGCTCGGGCTGGCCGAGGCGCCCGCGCCGGCCACCGTGCCGGACACGTTCGCCGAGGTCACGGCCCCCGGCACGCTGCTGTTCGAGATCGGGACGGAGGAGCTGCCGCCCGCCGAGGTGACCCGCACCGTCGAGGCGGTCGGCAAGGCCGTGGCGGACAAGCTCGGCGCGACCAGGCTGGCGCACGGCGCGGTCGAGGTGCACGGCACGCCGCGCCGGGTCGTGGTGCTGGTGCCCGACGTGTCGCCGCGCGAGCCGGACGCGGAGAAGACCGTGCGCGGTCCCCGCGTGTCCGCCGCGTTCGACGCCGACGGCAACCCGACCAAGGCCGTGCAGGGCTTCGCCCGCGGCCAGGGCGTGGCCGTGGACGCGCTCGGCCGCGTCACCGAGAACGGCGTCGAGCACGTCGCCCTCGTGCGCACGGACCCCGGTCGCGGCGCGGTGGAGGTGCTCAGCGGGCTGCTCGGCGAGGTGGTGGCCGAGCTGCGCGCCGAGAAGAACATGAAGTGGAACGACCCGAAGCTGTCGTTCACCCGCCCGATCCGCTGGCTGCTGGCCCTGCTGGGCGCCACGCCGGTGCCGGTCGCGGTGTCGTCGCTGGCCGCCGAGCCGAAGACCCGCGTGCACCGCACCGCCGCCGCGCCCGTGGTCGAGGTGCCGTCGGCGGACGGTTACCTGGAGTTCCTGGCCGGGCACGGCATCGACGCCTCGGCGCGACAGCGGCGGGACGCCATCGTGGCCCGCGCGCGGGAGCTCGCCGCGTCCGTGGGCGGGGTCGTGGACTTCGAGGGCGTGCTGGACGAGGTGACGAACCTGGTCGAGCGGCCCACGCCGATCCTCGGCTCGTTCGAGGAGCGCTACCTGGAGCTGCCCGCCCAGATCCTCACCACGGTGATGCGCAAGCACCAGCGGTACCTGCCGGTGCGCGCCCAGGACGGCTCGCTGCTGCCGCACTTCGTGGCCGTGGCGAACGGCGAGGTGGACGTCGACCTGGTCCGCGCGGGCAACGAGGCCGTGCTGCGCGCCCGGTACGAGGACGCGGCGTTCTTCTGGCGCGCCGACCTGCGCACGCCGCTGGAGGACATGAAGGCCGGGCTGGACAAGCTCACGTTCGCCGACAAGCTCGGCTCGATGGCCGACCGGGCGGGCCGGATCGCGGCGCTCGCGCGGCGGCTCGCCGGGGAAGTGGGCACGGGGGAGGTCGGCTCCGGAGAGGGGAGCACCGCCGCCGAGACCCTGGCGCGCGCGGGGGAGCTGGCCAAGTTCGACCTCGGCTCGCAGATGGTGATCGAGCTGTCGAGCCTGGCGGGCGTGATGGCCCGCGAGTACGCCGAGCGGGCGGGGGAGACCCCGGAGGTCGCGCGGGCGCTGTGGGAGATGGAGCTGCCGCGCTCGGCGGGTGACGCGATGCCGTCGTCCACGCCCGGCGCGCTGCTGTCCCTGGCCGACCGGTTCGACCTGCTGGCCGGGCTGTTCGGCATCGGGGCGAACCCGACCGGCAGCTCCGACCCGTTCGGGCTGCGGCGGGCGGCGCTGGGCGCGGTGAGCGTGCTGCGGGCGTTCCCGGACCTGAAGGACATCACGCTGACCAAGGCCTTGGCGCTGGCGGCACAGGAGCTCGAGGTGTCCGCGGAGGCGCTGGACACGGCCCGCGAGTTCACCGTGCGGCGGTACGAGCAGCAGTTGCTCGACGCGGGGCACGACCACCGGTTCGTCAACGCCGTGCTGCCGCTGGCCGACGCGCCCGCGGTGGCCGACGCGACGCTGGCCGAGCTGACCGCGCTGGCCGGCGACCCGGACTTCGCCGCGCTGGTCGCCGCGTTGCAGCGGGTGCGGCGGATCGTGCCGGCGGACGCGGTGGGCGGGTACGACGCGCGGTCCCTCGTGGAGCCCGCCGAGGTGGCGTTGCACGAGGCGCTGGCCGGCGTGCCCGCGGGCGTGACCGGGCTGGCCGCGTTCGTCGCCGCCGCGAACGGGCTCACCGGGCCGGTGAACACGTTCTTCGACGAGGTGCTCGTGATGGCCGAGGACGCCGACGTGCGGCGGGCCAGGCTGGGGCTGCTGGCCGCGATCCGCGACCTGGCCGCGCCGGTGCTGGACTGGCAGGCCCTGGGCACCGCGCTGGGCTGA
- a CDS encoding LCP family protein — MPGRPERPAGERGRVPGERPERPVTGPSGERPRPNVPGDERARAGSEPVRPRSGAERPRPPAGRRPAEHDADGRRPAEPRRIAPARRPAGQRPRPSTGRTGPPRRRPPERRTTGGAIFGRSLLALFSVAVLLGTGYAWANLNTLLSDISTTDVISDEGGGEKPADGSVDILMVGMDSRTDAKGNPLPQEILDELHAGNENDGGLNTDTLILMHVPNDGGKAVAVSFPRDSYVQIAGGYGRHKINSAYGYGKSDAIAKLEREGVSDPAQLEVRSRQAGAKNLIGTIESLTGVTIDRYAEINLVGFYEITKAVGGVDVCLNQATRDDMSGANFAAGPQKIQGREALAFVRQRYGLLRGDLDRIVRQQVFMAGLAKQILSAGTLSDPGKLSSLIDALTKSIVLDKDWNVLRFATQMKDLTGGNLKFETIPTGSPELQTPEDGLAVEINEREVKKFFKNLNADPNATAANVPTVDNASVTVEVRNASGTPGLAGRVLQELVAERFTDGGADNATPMTTSVVRYGVGGEAGAEAVADSLGGLDIEQDDDIPAGHVRVFVGSDYSGPGTQTLAGDPLVGLDGARRQQPDTSTTTEAPITADGVRCVN, encoded by the coding sequence GTGCCCGGCCGGCCCGAGCGCCCGGCCGGCGAACGCGGGCGCGTGCCCGGTGAGCGCCCGGAACGCCCGGTGACCGGCCCTTCGGGCGAACGGCCCCGGCCGAACGTGCCCGGGGACGAGCGCGCGCGGGCCGGCAGCGAGCCCGTCCGTCCCAGGTCCGGCGCCGAGCGCCCCCGACCGCCCGCCGGCCGCCGACCCGCCGAGCACGACGCCGACGGCAGGCGCCCGGCCGAGCCTCGGCGCATCGCGCCGGCCCGACGACCCGCCGGTCAACGCCCGCGCCCGTCCACCGGCCGCACCGGTCCGCCGCGCCGCCGTCCGCCCGAGCGCCGCACGACCGGTGGCGCGATCTTCGGCCGGTCGCTGCTCGCGCTGTTCTCGGTCGCCGTGCTGCTGGGCACCGGCTACGCGTGGGCGAACCTGAACACGCTGCTCAGCGACATCTCCACGACGGACGTCATCAGCGACGAGGGCGGCGGCGAGAAGCCCGCCGACGGCTCGGTCGACATCCTCATGGTCGGCATGGACAGCCGCACCGACGCCAAGGGCAACCCGCTGCCCCAGGAGATCCTCGACGAGCTGCACGCGGGCAACGAGAACGACGGCGGCCTGAACACCGACACGCTGATCCTGATGCACGTGCCGAACGACGGCGGCAAGGCGGTCGCGGTGTCGTTCCCGCGCGACTCCTACGTGCAGATCGCGGGCGGCTACGGCCGACACAAGATCAACTCCGCGTACGGCTACGGCAAGAGCGACGCGATCGCGAAGCTGGAGCGCGAGGGCGTCTCCGACCCGGCCCAGCTGGAGGTCCGGTCGCGGCAGGCGGGCGCGAAGAACCTCATCGGGACCATCGAGAGCCTCACCGGCGTGACCATCGACCGCTACGCCGAGATCAACCTGGTCGGGTTCTACGAGATCACCAAGGCCGTCGGCGGCGTGGACGTGTGCCTGAACCAGGCCACCCGCGACGACATGTCCGGCGCGAACTTCGCCGCCGGCCCGCAGAAGATCCAGGGGCGCGAGGCGCTGGCGTTCGTCCGGCAGCGGTACGGGCTGCTGCGCGGCGACCTGGACCGGATCGTGCGCCAGCAGGTGTTCATGGCGGGCCTGGCCAAGCAGATCCTGTCCGCGGGCACGCTGTCCGACCCGGGCAAGCTCAGCTCCCTGATCGACGCGCTCACCAAGTCCATCGTGCTGGACAAGGACTGGAACGTGCTGCGGTTCGCCACCCAGATGAAGGACCTGACCGGCGGCAACCTCAAGTTCGAGACGATCCCGACGGGCTCCCCGGAGCTGCAGACGCCCGAGGACGGCCTGGCGGTCGAGATCAACGAGCGCGAGGTGAAGAAGTTCTTCAAGAACCTCAACGCCGACCCGAACGCCACCGCCGCCAACGTGCCGACCGTCGACAACGCGTCGGTCACCGTCGAGGTCCGCAACGCCTCCGGCACGCCCGGACTGGCCGGTCGGGTGCTCCAAGAGCTCGTGGCCGAGCGGTTCACCGACGGCGGCGCCGACAACGCCACGCCCATGACCACGTCCGTGGTCCGCTACGGCGTCGGCGGCGAGGCGGGCGCGGAGGCCGTCGCCGACTCCCTCGGCGGGCTCGACATCGAGCAGGACGACGACATCCCGGCCGGTCACGTCCGCGTGTTCGTCGGCTCGGACTACTCCGGGCCGGGCACGCAGACGCTCGCCGGCGACCCGCTGGTCGGGTTGGACGGCGCGCGGCGGCAGCAGCCGGACACGAGCACGACCACCGAGGCGCCCATCACGGCGGACGGGGTGCGCTGCGTCAACTGA
- a CDS encoding SanA/YdcF family protein, translating to MGSFIGRVRWKRVLVALGLLAVLAATPWVWVRASSAAYLHDAADVPDAPVALVLGAGLTRAGTPTAFLAGRLDVAADLYRRGKVEVLLVSGDNSRTGYDEPTAMRTYLIGRGVPADVVVADYAGLDTWDSCTRAKRIFGVERLTVVTQEFHLPRAVALCRSAGIEASGVGHDTSDRVATTAYGHFREVFAAGKAMWDGVVTKPDPQFLGPRETGVTSALQR from the coding sequence GTGGGGAGCTTCATCGGACGGGTGCGCTGGAAGCGGGTGCTGGTCGCACTCGGCCTGCTGGCCGTGCTCGCGGCCACGCCGTGGGTGTGGGTGCGGGCCAGCAGCGCCGCCTACCTGCACGACGCCGCCGACGTGCCGGACGCGCCCGTGGCGCTGGTCCTCGGCGCGGGCCTGACCAGGGCGGGCACGCCGACGGCGTTCCTGGCGGGCCGGCTGGACGTGGCGGCCGACCTGTACCGGCGCGGCAAGGTCGAGGTGCTGCTGGTCAGCGGCGACAACAGCCGGACGGGGTACGACGAGCCGACCGCCATGCGCACCTACCTGATCGGGCGAGGCGTGCCGGCGGACGTCGTGGTGGCCGACTACGCGGGCCTGGACACGTGGGACTCGTGCACGCGGGCGAAGCGGATCTTCGGCGTCGAGCGGCTGACCGTGGTGACCCAGGAGTTCCACCTGCCCCGCGCGGTGGCGCTGTGCCGCTCGGCGGGCATCGAGGCGTCCGGCGTGGGCCACGACACGTCCGACCGGGTGGCGACCACCGCCTACGGGCACTTCCGGGAGGTGTTCGCGGCGGGCAAGGCGATGTGGGACGGCGTCGTGACGAAGCCGGATCCACAGTTCCTGGGGCCACGTGAGACGGGTGTCACCAGCGCGTTACAGCGTTGA
- a CDS encoding helix-turn-helix domain-containing protein, whose product MQIDTAAYQRVLGDELRSLRKQRGWTRKELNRRLQSDISLQTLATYELGTRQCSVVRLAEICAALGVPAHQVLARVHERVFGDAPAGHLSVDLATVVADPRPQLMPLRRWAQGRLAHLVPGQPPEVHLDLPALEYMAQLCQLSTVDLIRTLRELDHQRHR is encoded by the coding sequence GTGCAGATCGACACAGCGGCGTACCAGCGCGTGCTCGGTGATGAGCTCCGCAGCCTTCGCAAGCAGCGCGGATGGACCCGCAAGGAGCTCAACCGCCGGCTGCAGAGCGACATCTCGCTGCAAACGCTGGCCACCTACGAACTGGGCACCCGCCAGTGCTCGGTGGTCCGGTTGGCGGAGATCTGCGCCGCGCTGGGCGTGCCCGCGCACCAGGTGCTCGCGCGGGTGCACGAACGCGTGTTCGGTGACGCGCCCGCCGGCCACCTCTCGGTCGACCTGGCCACCGTCGTCGCCGATCCGCGGCCGCAGCTGATGCCGCTGCGCCGCTGGGCGCAGGGCCGGCTCGCGCACCTGGTGCCCGGCCAGCCGCCCGAGGTGCACCTCGACCTGCCCGCGCTGGAGTACATGGCCCAGTTGTGCCAGCTCAGCACGGTGGACCTGATCCGGACCCTGCGGGAACTGGACCACCAGCGGCACCGGTAG
- a CDS encoding Mur ligase family protein, whose translation MSSKLSQKMGLGAGGMIGGRVALKLDPQALAHLTSGRSVALVTGTNGKTTSTMMLSRAVSFLGEVATNHGGANMPDGHVTALSKQPDAPFAVLEVDEGYFPEVVRAASPEVAVLLNLSRDQLDRVGEVRTIEKSLRTALASVTGVVVANCDDIMVTSAARDSANVVWVATGTGWHNDAASCPRCGDPIRWEGEHWHCTGCDLARPRPQWVTGDGYLVTPNGVKVELALRLPGKFNQANAVMATAAAAALGVPVEEAVQRLRAVSNVAGRYRTIQRSGHRARLLLSKNPAGWSETLTVVREADHPAVLVINAHEADGRDLSWLWDVPFERLRGRQVIASGERATDLAVRLTYAEVEHTIVPDPLLAIDAMPPGPVEVIANYTAFRDLNARAAQ comes from the coding sequence ATGAGTTCCAAGCTGTCGCAGAAGATGGGCCTGGGCGCGGGCGGCATGATCGGTGGCCGGGTCGCGCTGAAGCTCGACCCGCAGGCGCTGGCGCACTTGACCTCCGGCCGCTCGGTCGCGCTGGTGACCGGCACCAACGGCAAGACGACCAGCACGATGATGCTCAGCCGCGCCGTGTCGTTCCTGGGCGAGGTCGCCACCAACCACGGCGGCGCGAACATGCCCGACGGGCACGTGACCGCGCTGTCCAAGCAGCCCGACGCGCCGTTCGCGGTGCTGGAGGTCGACGAGGGGTACTTCCCCGAGGTCGTGCGGGCCGCGTCGCCCGAGGTGGCCGTGCTGCTCAACCTCAGCCGCGACCAGCTCGACCGGGTCGGCGAGGTGCGCACCATCGAGAAGTCGCTGCGCACGGCGCTGGCGTCGGTCACCGGGGTCGTGGTGGCCAACTGCGACGACATCATGGTGACGTCCGCGGCCCGTGACTCGGCGAACGTGGTGTGGGTCGCCACCGGGACGGGCTGGCACAACGACGCCGCCTCGTGCCCCCGCTGCGGCGACCCGATCCGCTGGGAGGGCGAGCACTGGCACTGCACCGGCTGCGACCTGGCCCGGCCGCGCCCCCAGTGGGTGACCGGCGACGGGTACCTGGTCACGCCCAACGGCGTGAAGGTGGAGCTGGCGCTGCGGCTGCCCGGCAAGTTCAACCAGGCCAACGCGGTGATGGCGACGGCCGCCGCCGCCGCGCTGGGCGTGCCCGTGGAGGAGGCCGTGCAGCGGTTGCGCGCGGTGTCCAACGTGGCCGGCCGGTACCGGACCATCCAGCGCTCCGGGCACCGCGCCCGGCTGCTGCTGTCGAAGAACCCGGCCGGGTGGAGCGAGACGTTGACCGTGGTGCGCGAGGCCGACCACCCCGCCGTGCTCGTGATCAACGCCCACGAGGCCGACGGGCGCGACCTGTCCTGGCTGTGGGACGTGCCGTTCGAGCGGCTGCGCGGCCGGCAGGTGATCGCCTCCGGCGAGCGGGCCACGGACCTGGCCGTGCGGCTGACCTACGCCGAGGTCGAGCACACGATCGTGCCGGACCCGCTGCTGGCGATCGACGCCATGCCGCCCGGTCCGGTCGAGGTGATCGCCAACTACACCGCATTCCGCGACCTGAACGCGAGGGCCGCCCAGTGA
- a CDS encoding type 1 glutamine amidotransferase, which produces MSTSKVQIALVLPDLLGTYGDFGNAVVLEKRMTWRGISAEIVNIRFGEPVPESCDIYVVGGGEDTAQTLAVRHLREHPGMQRAASRGAVVLGVCAGIQIFGESFTRADQVTHGGLGLIDSTSHAGGSRAIGEVIATPADGLFEGVLTGFENHQGRTVLGPSARPLAHVKVGTGNDGRVEGAVQGRILCTYLHGPVLPRNPQIADLLIEWATGAKPSPLDLPDVTRLRAERTKAAGVTA; this is translated from the coding sequence GTGAGCACCAGCAAGGTCCAGATCGCACTCGTGCTGCCCGACCTCCTCGGCACGTACGGCGACTTCGGCAACGCGGTCGTGCTGGAGAAGCGGATGACGTGGCGGGGCATCTCCGCCGAGATCGTGAACATCCGGTTCGGCGAGCCCGTGCCCGAGTCGTGCGACATCTACGTGGTCGGCGGCGGTGAGGACACGGCGCAGACGCTGGCCGTGCGGCACCTGCGCGAGCACCCCGGGATGCAGCGCGCGGCGTCCCGCGGCGCGGTGGTCCTCGGCGTGTGCGCGGGCATCCAGATCTTCGGCGAGTCGTTCACCCGGGCCGACCAGGTGACGCACGGCGGGCTCGGGTTGATCGACTCGACGTCGCACGCGGGCGGCAGCCGGGCCATCGGCGAGGTGATCGCGACCCCGGCCGACGGCCTGTTCGAGGGCGTGCTGACCGGGTTCGAGAACCACCAGGGCCGCACCGTCCTCGGGCCGTCCGCCCGTCCGCTGGCGCACGTCAAGGTGGGCACGGGCAACGACGGCCGGGTGGAGGGCGCGGTCCAGGGCCGGATCCTGTGCACGTACCTGCACGGTCCGGTGCTGCCGCGCAACCCGCAGATCGCCGACCTGCTGATCGAGTGGGCCACGGGCGCCAAGCCGAGCCCGCTCGACCTGCCCGACGTGACCCGCCTGCGCGCCGAGCGCACCAAGGCCGCCGGCGTCACCGCCTGA
- a CDS encoding flavin-containing monooxygenase has translation MHREVKVLIVGTGFSGLGMAIELKRAGERDFVVLEKAGDLGGTWRDNSYPGCACDVPSHMYSFSFELNPRWSRMFARQPEIWDYLKRVAEKYRLREHIRFNSKVGGARWDADDKVWHVTTENGDTYTAKSVVAGVGALHIPNIPTLPGIEAFQGRTFHSAEWDHDYDLRGKRVAVVGTGASAIQFVPRIADEVGRLTLFQRTPPWVMPKADRDINTWEQKLFRALPLTQRLYRDFVYWTRESTALGFAVNPKIMEFAQNIAKRHMRSQVPDEALRAKLTPDYTMGCKRVLISNDYYPALGKPNVDLVTDGIAEVRANSVVDRAGVEHEVDVIIYGTGFHVVDSFDYLDVIGKGGVDLAKQWREKGIETYYGITVSGFPNFFFLLGPNTGLGHNSVVFMIESQIRYVRQCLELLDRHQADELDVRPEVQARFNRQLQRKLSKGVWTEGGCKSWYLDAQGVNRTVWPGFTWRYWMRTKTVRAEDYTLTRARRTRVPA, from the coding sequence ATGCACCGAGAGGTCAAAGTCCTGATCGTCGGCACGGGCTTCTCCGGCCTGGGCATGGCGATCGAGCTGAAGCGGGCCGGGGAGCGCGACTTCGTCGTGCTGGAGAAGGCGGGCGACCTCGGTGGCACCTGGCGGGACAACTCCTACCCCGGCTGCGCGTGCGACGTCCCGTCCCACATGTACTCGTTCTCGTTCGAGCTGAACCCGCGCTGGTCGCGCATGTTCGCCCGGCAGCCGGAGATCTGGGACTACCTCAAGCGGGTGGCCGAGAAGTACCGGCTGCGCGAGCACATCCGGTTCAACAGCAAGGTCGGCGGCGCGCGGTGGGACGCCGACGACAAGGTCTGGCACGTCACCACCGAGAACGGCGACACCTACACCGCGAAGTCCGTGGTGGCGGGCGTCGGCGCGCTGCACATCCCGAACATCCCGACCCTGCCGGGCATCGAGGCGTTCCAGGGCAGGACTTTTCACTCGGCCGAGTGGGACCACGACTACGACCTGCGCGGCAAGAGGGTCGCCGTGGTCGGCACGGGCGCGTCCGCGATCCAGTTCGTGCCGCGGATCGCCGACGAGGTCGGCCGGCTGACGCTGTTCCAGCGCACCCCTCCGTGGGTCATGCCCAAGGCCGACCGGGACATCAACACGTGGGAGCAGAAGCTGTTCCGCGCGCTGCCGCTCACCCAGCGCCTGTACCGCGACTTCGTCTACTGGACGCGGGAGTCGACCGCGCTCGGCTTCGCCGTGAACCCGAAGATCATGGAGTTCGCGCAGAACATCGCCAAGCGGCACATGCGCTCCCAGGTGCCCGACGAGGCGTTGCGGGCGAAGCTGACGCCCGACTACACGATGGGCTGCAAGCGGGTGCTGATCAGCAACGACTACTACCCGGCGCTGGGCAAGCCGAACGTGGACCTGGTGACCGACGGCATCGCCGAGGTGCGGGCGAACAGCGTGGTGGACCGCGCGGGCGTCGAGCACGAGGTCGACGTGATCATCTACGGCACGGGGTTCCACGTGGTCGACTCGTTCGACTACCTCGACGTCATCGGCAAGGGCGGCGTCGACCTGGCCAAGCAGTGGCGCGAGAAGGGCATCGAGACCTACTACGGCATCACCGTGTCGGGCTTCCCGAACTTCTTCTTCCTGCTCGGCCCGAACACCGGCCTGGGGCACAACTCGGTCGTGTTCATGATCGAGTCGCAGATCCGGTACGTCCGGCAGTGCCTCGAACTGCTGGACCGCCACCAGGCCGACGAGCTGGACGTGCGGCCGGAGGTGCAGGCGCGGTTCAACCGGCAGTTGCAGCGCAAGCTGTCCAAGGGCGTGTGGACCGAGGGCGGCTGCAAGAGCTGGTACCTCGACGCGCAGGGCGTCAACCGGACGGTCTGGCCGGGCTTCACGTGGCGCTACTGGATGCGCACCAAGACCGTGCGCGCCGAGGACTACACCCTGACCCGGGCCCGCCGCACCCGCGTCCCGGCCTGA
- a CDS encoding TetR/AcrR family transcriptional regulator, which translates to MTTTEPRRRRMPKAERKAQMLDIAEGVFAERGYLAASMDEIAERVGVSKPMLYEYFGSKEGLLIGCIHRARTELLDRTQRAITGADGPEEVLRRGLMAFFEFIAEHKQSWSLLRQEAAITVPSAVEEVEGIRRQQTDLIAAVIGSFDSDVDEVEAEAFAEIVVGSTERLALWCERRPEVGPALATAYVMDVVWRGVASRLTT; encoded by the coding sequence GTGACCACCACCGAGCCGCGCCGCCGGCGGATGCCCAAGGCCGAGCGCAAGGCGCAGATGCTCGACATCGCCGAGGGCGTCTTCGCCGAGCGCGGGTACCTGGCGGCGTCGATGGACGAGATCGCCGAACGGGTCGGGGTGTCCAAGCCGATGCTCTACGAGTACTTCGGCTCCAAGGAGGGCCTGCTCATCGGCTGCATCCACCGGGCGCGCACGGAGCTGCTCGACCGCACGCAGCGGGCGATCACCGGCGCGGACGGGCCCGAGGAGGTCCTGCGGCGCGGCCTGATGGCGTTCTTCGAGTTCATCGCCGAGCACAAGCAGTCGTGGTCGCTGCTGCGGCAGGAAGCGGCGATCACCGTGCCGTCCGCGGTCGAGGAGGTCGAGGGCATCCGCCGCCAGCAGACCGACCTGATCGCCGCCGTGATCGGCAGCTTCGACTCCGACGTGGACGAGGTGGAGGCCGAGGCGTTCGCCGAGATCGTGGTCGGCTCGACCGAACGGCTCGCGCTGTGGTGCGAGCGCAGGCCCGAGGTGGGGCCCGCGCTCGCGACGGCTTACGTCATGGACGTCGTGTGGCGGGGCGTGGCGAGCCGACTGACGACGTGA
- a CDS encoding LPXTG cell wall anchor domain-containing protein — protein sequence MAVGLAIAPGVASADRPWQAPDGWADQVRGDVCRHRGDPPCHTPTTPTTTTTTTPCTTTTTPSTGGTSTSTSTGATTTTTDVSGTSATSATTTDVAGTTTASTTSTAVAQTTTGATTTTGAVVAVHVAAPPPPRRVADHALAQTGAAPLWTAVGGLTALLGGAVLLLVSRRRRA from the coding sequence GTGGCTGTGGGGTTGGCGATCGCGCCGGGGGTGGCCTCGGCCGACCGGCCGTGGCAGGCGCCGGACGGGTGGGCGGACCAGGTCCGGGGTGACGTCTGCCGGCACCGCGGTGATCCGCCGTGCCACACGCCGACCACGCCGACGACGACCACGACGACGACCCCGTGCACGACGACCACGACGCCGTCGACCGGCGGGACGTCGACCAGCACGTCCACGGGGGCGACCACGACGACGACCGACGTGTCCGGCACGTCCGCGACCTCCGCGACCACCACGGACGTCGCCGGCACCACGACCGCGTCGACGACCTCGACGGCGGTCGCCCAGACCACCACCGGCGCGACGACCACGACCGGTGCGGTCGTCGCCGTGCACGTCGCCGCGCCGCCGCCTCCCCGCCGGGTCGCCGACCACGCGTTGGCGCAGACGGGCGCCGCACCGCTGTGGACGGCCGTCGGCGGCCTGACCGCGCTGCTCGGGGGCGCGGTGCTGCTGCTGGTCAGCCGCCGTCGACGCGCCTGA